AAAGGGTCTCTCCTCTTTTAATTTCGATATTGAGCAAATTAATtcctataaaaaaatcaattttgaaagtaagtaactaaaaataattaatcactACGCTAATAAAGTTCTTCAAttgttcatattttattttgatgtaataacaaatttagtcttaatatttatacattttgtcaatttagtaTTGATTTAACAAATATAGTCAGCAACATTTACACATTCTGTAAACAGTTACACAAAATATATGAACATTgagctttaaattttttattttatcaatcaaaatcatgcatAATTGATATAAAAACATAATCGTCTTAATTAATTGCCCTTAAGTTACTCAcatttgaaattgaaatgaattaaattgctccaatttttttttgagagagattaatttattcaatatcaaaattaagagGAATCGAAgagacttttttttttcataaaacaacattaaaaatattttgtccTCTTTAAAAGTCTGATCTAACTTAACCTAAATCTGATTGAGgtctaatataattattaaataccaAGAATTTTATCCGGTCCTTTAATTAACTTTATAAGATGTTAATAAACCAGCCAAAGATAATTACCTAATTTAGACTATCCATTACCAACATTTATCTGTTTCTTTGAAATTATtgtttatattcaattatttagcAAATTGTAATATATTGATATCCATTAAATcctttaaatatatgaaaaaaattaaatgatacaAGCATAATCGTATAGTTTGTCTTGCGTTTTTAATTTCTTTGGTGATATTGCTGATAGATATGTGAGCATTATGTTAACCAGACTTAAATATGTTGCACATTAGAATATTGTGCCGACCTCAACCTCTGAGCTATCTGAATTATTTCATTTGGTGCTTTGTATAATTTATTCACCCCTATTAAGCCCTCCTGATTCCATTGCgagtagtatatatatatatatgactattaCGACAATAAACAAGTTAACCTTCGATGGTCGATTTTTAAACCAATGCTCACTATTACTATCTAAGATGATAATTCCTGTTCTATTGATACTTCCACACTTGTACATTAAAATCGATACTTTATATCATTGCGATGCGATTAAACTTAATCGTTGATTATCGGACTAAAAGCATGTACGAGCCAACTTTATATAAAGTCCCAAAATTAAGTTGCAAGGAGGAGCCATTGTAGACTATTTAAGAACATTGCTGATCCTTGTCAATTTGAGCAAATATGTTGCAGAGACTGCAAAATAGCAATCATAAATGTTCGATGTGCGAGTAGAATGTCAGTTTCTTAATTCAAGCAATAATAGATTAATGTCTCATAAATCTGAGTaaaaaaaaatactgaaataaaTTGTGTTGTTCAAAAAATAATGAAGATCAATAAAATTATGATGAAAATATGTGTCTAACACCTAGAAATAAAGTGCTAACCTACTATAAGAGTTGGATTCTTCATTTTAGAACAAAATCCAAAGAATTTTGTCCTACAAGGAAAGATTGTAAATACATGTAAATGATGCTAATGGACCCTAAAAACTACTTGTGAtctaagaaataatttttttcaattttttgaatacatacattgaaatgattaaagaatttatttttctatattattatagttaaatattttaatattataatttttttatataaatatataagtctatcaaataatcatacattattcatggataataatttttcatatatacatttaattaatttacataattaaataccacattaaaaaaataaatgaggatatctactaattaaaaatttactTGCTCATTTTAGCTAACTGGCAATGTGTCCATTAACCAGAGTTAAAAATTAACCATCGTTAGGGTTTTACCATATATAAAAAGGTTAGGTTTATGCctatataaataaatagaaaatattatttttttgaaaaattccccattaaataaaaaaatttgtattattaagaaaattctcaaaattcaggttttggggatttttgtttagttaaatatattttaatctttcaGGTAAAAAGTAggcaaataaaatcaaaattgaaactgGGGATTCTTCAATGGCGTCTCTCGGATTGAATTTTCTCTGTTAAATGGGTAATTTGTTTCCCACTTTTTTGCTTGTTTTTTAGTTTACTCTTTTACGAATTCTTATTAAAGCCATTGATTGAATTGTTTACTTCTGATTGAGAATTTTTTTGGGGTTTTAATCAGAATAAATTAATTACTGAATTAAGGCAAAATGTGTTAACTAATCTCAATCACTGTATTGGAATTAtcggtttcttttttttttttggcagaaATCAAGTTAATCGATGaacttcattctttttttctttatctttttttttaattttttttggttgaattttgtatttAGATTGTATTCGTTCATTCAATGTGGATTGGGTTTAATGGCGTTTGGTTTACGGAAGAATTTTCTGAGAGGAATTTGCAAATATCCATTAGAATCTGTAACTTGATAGATTGTTTTCAGTAAGTATTAACATTATAGCATTTGTGACCACATTCTCTGCAATGTGTTATTTTTGAAAGCATTTATGATTGTTTCTTAGTTTCAGTACTCCTAGTATGTTACGATGTAAAACAAATGACCTCCAGCTCATGTTTTTCTTAGTTCAGTTGATGAATCCTCGGATTAAGGACAGTTTTAGCAATTCATTTTTCATAAACCCCGAACATGGAACTAAAACAGATATGGAGAGTACCTAAAAAACTAATAAATGATTGGTTTATTTGAAATTTCAGTACTCTAGTATCTTTAGTTTTAGTGAATGACCTTTGTGTGCTTTGTTTGTTATATCGGTTATGCATTTCGTTGTTTCAGAATCTGTTTTAGTTATTTCAAGAATTCGGTACTGAAGTTTATTGATTGATCGATGAATTGCCTTCCTGCActagtttttttcctttttaagtaGTTTCTTGGATGAAAAGCATTTTCTGAGACACATTTGTTTCCAAATCTGTTGTGTGCTTCTTTTGGAAGTTCAATATTCGATTTCATTGACTCTTAAATTAGTTACTTTCCCGTGTACTTTAGCAAATAGATTCCCCGATAAAGAGTTTCTGGAATTTGATTGATATCGGTATAGCTTTTTGTTTGTATCTGTTACTTGCAATGTGTTGTTTTCGAATCTGTAAAGCTCGAGTTGAGTTTGAATGGATTCACTTTCTcgggtatttttattatttcagtcACTATTGTCTCATTTTCGGTTTTTTGGAATATATGGAATTTGATTAATCTCAAGAAGCTTTCATTCTTATTGCTTTATGTATCCTTGAGTTGCAAACTGCCCAATCTCGGTTTCATTGTTTTCCATTTTTGGTCTTGTAATGCATTGGAGGATTTAGATTATATCTTTTAATGTTAGAATCTGTTCTAATATCGTGTTCAATGACAAATCAGTTAATGAACTGAAGAAGGACACAGCAACGGTTAGCTACAGGCAGAGATGGAATGTAACAAAGATGAGGCCATTAGAGCTAAAGAGCTTGCCGAGAAAAAACTTGCGGAGATGGACGTTGTTGGTGCCAAAAGATTTGCTTTGAAGGCTCAAAACTTGTATCCTGAGCTTGATGGTCTTTCTCAGTTGCTTGCAACTCTCGACGTGTACATATCCGCAGATAAAAAGATCAATGGAGAAGTTGACTGGTACCGGGTGCTTGCTGTTCAACCATTTGCTGATGAGGATACCATTCGGAAACATTACAGGAAGCTAGCTCTTGTTCTTCATCCCGACAAAAATAAATCCGTTGGTGCAGATGGGGCTTTCAAAATTCTATCTGAAGCTTGGAATTTGTTGTCTGATAAAGCGAAGAGAATTGCTTATGACCAGAAACGGAACTTAAGGGGCAGTTATACTAATGTTTCACATGTGAAACCATCGTCATCAACGACAACCGGTCATAACggtttttcccaaaatttcaCCAATGAGAATATTTCGAACACCATTGGTAGGAATGGTGCTACTTATTCTAAGCCTACTCCTCGCTCAGCGAGAATCGATACCTTTTGGACAACCTGCAACTCTTGTAAGATGCATTTCGAGTACTCTCGGGTTTACATCAACTTAAATCTTCCTTGTATCAACTGTCGTACACCCTTTTTTGCTGTTGAAACACCAGCCCCAGCTATAAACAGCAGTAGCAAATATACTTCATTTTCCGACTTCATGAAGTTTCGCCAGGTTCATAATAAGGGACAGGCAAGATTTTCTGGTTCATCTACAAAAATTTCCCGGAAAGGCCAGTTCCCTAGTTCGGGAAGTAACATAAATGTGTCTCAACTGAATTCAACCACTCAAGCTACTGGTGTTGCTAATGCAGCTAGCGAAACATTAAAGCGTGCACACAAAGAAACAAAGGCCGATATCACGATAAAGGAAAGCTTGCACATGAAATGTCATCCTTCCCAGAAAACTGATGCAGGTTTAGGTATGGGATCTTCAGCTTCGGTTTCTAGTTTTGCAGGAAAGAAACATAGACCTAAGAAGAGGCGCATAGATGAAACCAAGATGGGAAATCACTCGGCCATGGGAAATGAAGGGGTTAGCAGTTTCGAAAATAATGCCGGAATCTCTAGAACTAATAGCATAAAGCTGCCTTCGCCACTGGAAATACGTAATATTTTGATGGAATTGGCTAAGAAAGAAATCAACAAGAAACTAAATTCGTGGAAGCTGACTTCTCTATCAGCTGCTTTGGATAAACCAAAGGCATTCGATGAGGGCTTTAGTGGTAACAATGAAGGAAATGGAACAGATGCTTTGACTATGAAACGCGATGCACACAAATCCGTGGAGTTTGTTGATATCAAATCTAGTGTTCATCAGCCCAAAATGTCTTGCTCTGTTGATACCGATCTTGATCCTGCTACAGAGGAACCTGATCCAATGTCCATGAATGTTCCAGATCCCGATTTTCATGATTTTGATCAGGATCGTACTGAAAAGTCATTCGGTGAGAACCAGGTTTGGGCTgcttatgatgatgatgatgggatGCCTCGTTATTATGCAATGATTCATGGTGTGATATCATTAAAACCGTTCAAAGTACGGATGAGTTGGCTTAATTCTAAAAGCAATGCGGAACTGGCTCCGTTAAACTGGATTGGTTCAGGCTTTTACAAAACTAGTGGGGATTTCTGGATAGGCAAATATGAAGTTAATAAGTCTCTTAACTCGTTTTCGCACAAAGTGAAGTGGTCGAAAGGCCGGAAAGGAGCAATCCAAATATATCCAAGGAAGGGAGATGTTTGGGCTCTTTATAGGAACTGGTCTACTGATTGGAATGAACTTACACCTGATGAAGTGATACACAGATACGACATGGTTGAGGTTCTCGAAGATTACAATGAACAAACGGGTGTTGCTGTTGTACCACTTGTTAAGGTGCCTGGGTTCAAGACAGTGTTTAGGAAGCATTTTGAACAAAGTAAAACAGGGATGATTCCAAGAGAAGAGTTGTTTCGGTTTTCTCATCAGGTCCCTTCATATTTGCTCACAGGCCAAGAAGCTCTAAATACTCCAAAGGGTTGCTTGGAGCTCGATCCCGCAGCTACTCCATTGGAACTTCTAAAGGTATTAACCGAAGCACAAGTGAAAGAAATGGAGGTGATGACCAAAACAGTGCAGGAAACGAAAGTAGAATCTGCCGGACAAGCCATCAtcgaagaaaacaaaaataagaaaccCCAAATGCTTGTTTATGGTAGACGATAACGAAGAAAACGGGAAACGTAGGAAACAATTTTGGATGAATAGAGAAATTTATCGAAGTGGAAATTTACAAGGATTCAACAATTTTATGTCCGAATCCTTGGGAAGAAGATACTGGCGAAAACGGATTCGTTAAATCGAAGGATATTGAAAGTCCAAGAAAGTCACAATGTTCATagtcttatatacatatacaatggCAATTGAGGAAGCTGGAAATGAGTGGACAATGAAACTCAGTTCAAAGCTAATAGGGTCTTCTTCAAAAAACCGAGTTCAACTCAGGTATATATATCTATATCAATCTGAAGAAAACGTCTTAAAGATCAAAACAGCTTTTTTtgcttcttcattttttttatttgaaaggaCTAATTTTTTGCAACACCTGGTGATGAAATTTCATCCAGGAGCTGCCTTTTCTTTGTTCAAAAGTTAAAAACCACAAATTTTCCTTCAAAATGTTTGCTTTTCTTGGAAAAGTTTAAAACTTGAATTGAATCTCATTATGTATTTTAGTATTGGAATTTTCAATTGAATTGAAACATGAACAATTTAAAAATTGATAAGAGTTTGATGATGTTTTAtgcaattaactcttttatttttgttatcattATGCTCTTGCCTCTCattaaaaaaaggttaatttctgccattagtccttgtactatccataaattgtagatttagtttatatattttaatttgatcatttttaatttttgtacttaatgaattttaaaattgacGAAATAGTAACAGTTGAAttgtaaagtttttttaaaatctgATCTGACACATATTATAagtttatcatatatatatatataacaccatGTTAACTTGTTATTTTATATACAGCTATAGATTTAAAGACTCCGTTTACTataagattaaaatttcaaaaggaACTAATAAATGATCCAATCGaagaatatggattaaatttatAACATTAGGCATTTAAACAATAATGAgagtaaaatttaatcatttgatcagtaattaaattaaaattgaaaatcaatAGTTAAATAATAgagattaaaattaatcaaattaaaatataagtatCAAATTAGTAATTTATGGAAGGGAAGGGTCTAAAATGAGGGATGAAGTTTAACCTTAACTGATGATGAGGTGGCATTGAGTAATTAATAAGAATCCTAATGCTTACATGGCATTATGAGTCAAAAAGCAAATCTATAAAGTTGACAatgatatataattaattaatttaataactgTAATAgggatatttaattattaaagatttggtctaataattttaaataaattttagagttacaaagtaatttttattaataaaatgaattgtgaatttttttatttaaatcttaattcgtattaaatgattaattaagatGAGTTAAAGCGAAAGAAAGCATGAGAAATAAGTTGGACCAACTTCTTCAAACtattaattaattcattaaaattccacCCAAAataattttgactaaattgatttttgttttagtttttactaaatttattttaaaatattaaaaaataaaaatattttttaaagaattatctACTGTTGTTGGGTCGATGGTGGTACCAAATTTAgataaataagatttttttttaatacagATAagtaataattcataaataatatttttattttggaaaataataataataaacaaagcCAGCGCAAAATGCAATGCCCGCTGTACCTTATCCCATCCATATCTGACCCTTAAAAATATCCACCGCCGCCACCACCACGACGATCACCACCGCCACATCCCAATCTCCCGCCATTTGTTCACCAGCCAATGGACAGTAACCTGCAAACTCAATCCACCCCATACCCACCTCAGCCTCCCACATCCGCCATTACCCCTCCTTCATCCGCCACAGCAACAGCGCCTCCTTTCCACCACCTCCTTCAACAACAACAGCAACAGCTCCAAATGTTTTGGTCATACCAACGCCAAGAAATCGAGCAAGTTAACGATTTTAAGAACCACCAACTCCCATTAGCTCGCATTAAGAAGATAATGAAAGCCGACGAAGACGTCCGTATGATCTCCGCCGAGGC
The Gossypium hirsutum isolate 1008001.06 chromosome A07, Gossypium_hirsutum_v2.1, whole genome shotgun sequence genome window above contains:
- the LOC121232042 gene encoding uncharacterized protein isoform X1, encoding MECNKDEAIRAKELAEKKLAEMDVVGAKRFALKAQNLYPELDGLSQLLATLDVYISADKKINGEVDWYRVLAVQPFADEDTIRKHYRKLALVLHPDKNKSVGADGAFKILSEAWNLLSDKAKRIAYDQKRNLRGSYTNVSHVKPSSSTTTGHNGFSQNFTNENISNTIGRNGATYSKPTPRSARIDTFWTTCNSCKMHFEYSRVYINLNLPCINCRTPFFAVETPAPAINSSSKYTSFSDFMKFRQVHNKGQARFSGSSTKISRKGQFPSSGSNINVSQLNSTTQATGVANAASETLKRAHKETKADITIKESLHMKCHPSQKTDAGLGMGSSASVSSFAGKKHRPKKRRIDETKMGNHSAMGNEGVSSFENNAGISRTNSIKLPSPLEIRNILMELAKKEINKKLNSWKLTSLSAALDKPKAFDEGFSGNNEGNGTDALTMKRDAHKSVEFVDIKSSVHQPKMSCSVDTDLDPATEEPDPMSMNVPDPDFHDFDQDRTEKSFGENQVWAAYDDDDGMPRYYAMIHGVISLKPFKVRMSWLNSKSNAELAPLNWIGSGFYKTSGDFWIGKYEVNKSLNSFSHKVKWSKGRKGAIQIYPRKGDVWALYRNWSTDWNELTPDEVIHRYDMVEVLEDYNEQTGVAVVPLVKVPGFKTVFRKHFEQSKTGMIPREELFRFSHQVPSYLLTGQEALNTPKGCLELDPAATPLELLKVLTEAQVKEMEVMTKTVQETKVESAGQAIIEENKNKKPQMLVYGRR